The Symphalangus syndactylus isolate Jambi chromosome 8, NHGRI_mSymSyn1-v2.1_pri, whole genome shotgun sequence genome includes a window with the following:
- the RIOX1 gene encoding ribosomal oxygenase 1, producing MMGVANPEGAEGRAPFPECTAAAAFRNRFSFGPRRAGKTVWCGLVMDALQASAGPLRRGRPRRRRKPQPHSGSVLALPLRPRKIRKQLRSVVSRMAALRTQTLPSEDSEDSRVESTADDLGDALPGGAALAAVPDAARREPYGHLGPAELLEASPAARSLQSPPARVVEVPAAPARVVETSALLCTAQHLAAAQSSGAPATAPGPQVDNTGGEPAWDSPLRRVLAELNRIPSSRRRAARLFEWLIAPMPPDHFYRRLWEREAVLVRRQDHTYYQGLFSTADLDSMLRNEEVQFGQHLDAARYINGRRETLNPPGRALPAAAWSLYQAGCSLRLLCPQAFSTTVWQFLAVLQEQFGSMAGSNVYLTPPNSQGFAPHYDDIEAFVLQLEGRKLWRVYRPRVPTEELALTSSPNFSQDDLGEPVLQTVLEPGDLLYFPRGFIHQAECQDGVHSLHLTLSTYQRNTWGDFLEAILPLAVQAAMEENVEFRRGLPRDFMDYMGAQHSDSKDPRRTAFMEKVRVLVARLGHFAPVDAVADQRAKDFMHDSLPPVLTDRERALSVYGLPIRWEAGEPVNVGAQLTTETEVHMLQDGIARLVGEGGHLFLYYTVENSRVYHLEEPKCLEIYPQQADAMELLLRSYPEFVRVGDLPCDSVEDQLSLATMLYDKGLLLTKMPLALN from the coding sequence ATGATGGGCGTGGCCAACCCCGAGGGGGCTGAAGGCCGCGCCCCCTTCCCAGAGTGCACCGCAGCCGCTGCATTCAGGAACCGCTTCAGCTTCGGCCCCCGCCGGGCGGGGAAGACGGTCTGGTGTGGTCTGGTCATGGATGCGCTCCAGGCCAGTGCAGGGCCGTTGAGGCGCGGGCGGCCGAGGCGCCGGCGCAAGCCACAGCCACACAGCGGGTCggtcctggccctgcccttgaggCCCAGGAAGATACGAAAGCAGCTGAGAAGTGTTGTATCCCGCATGGCAGCGCTGAGGACGCAGACGCTGCCTAGCGAGGATTCGGAGGACTCGAGGGTGGAGTCGACGGCAGACGACCTGGGGGACGCGCTACCCGGTGGGGCGGCGTTGGCGGCCGTCCCGGACGCAGCCCGGCGAGAGCCATACGGCCACCTGGGGCCCGCAGAGCTGCTGGAGGCCTCGCCCGCCGCACGCTCCTTGCAGAGCCCGCCGGCGCGCGTGGTGGAGGTGCCCGCCGCGCCGGCCCGGGTGGTGGAGACCTCGGCCCTGCTGTGCACCGCGCAGCACTTGGCGGCCGCCCAGTCGTCCGGGGCCCCTGCGACGGCGCCGGGGCCGCAGGTGGATAACACGGGTGGGGAGCCGGCCTGGGACTCCCCGCTGCGGCGCGTCTTGGCCGAGCTGAACCGCATCCCCAGCAGCCGGCGGCGAGCGGCCCGCCTCTTTGAGTGGCTCATTGCGCCCATGCCGCCAGATCACTTCTACCGGCGCCTATGGGAGCGCGAGGCGGTGCTGGTGCGGCGGCAGGACCACACCTACTACCAGGGACTTTTCTCTACCGCCGACCTGGACTCGATGCTGCGCAACGAGGAGGTGCAGTTCGGCCAGCACTTGGACGCCGCTCGCTACATCAACGGGCGACGCGAGACCCTGAACCCACCCGGCCGCGCGCTGCCCGCCGCCGCGTGGTCCCTGTACCAGGCCGGCTGCTCCCTGCGCCTCCTCTGTCCGCAGGCTTTCTCTACCACTGTGTGGCAGTTTTTGGCTGTGCTTcaagagcagtttggaagcatGGCAGGCTCCAACGTTTACCTCACGCCCCCTAACTCGCAGGGCTTTGCCCCCCACTACGACGACATCGAGGCCTTCGTGCTGCAGCTGGAAGGTAGGAAACTCTGGCGTGTATACCGACCCCGAGTCCCAACCGAGGAACTGGCTCTGACATCCAGCCCCAACTTCAGTCAGGACGACCTCGGTGAGCCGGTGCTGCAGACCGTGCTGGAACCTGGAGATTTGCTGTATTTTCCTCGGGGCTTCATTCACCAAGCTGAATGCCAGGATGGAGTCCACTCTCTGCACCTCACCTTGTCCACGTACCAGCGCAATACCTGGGGTGACTTCTTAGAGGCCATACTGCCTCTGGCAGTGCAGGCTGCAATGGAAGAAAATGTGGAGTTTCGGAGGGGTCTGCCCCGAGACTTCATGGATTACATGGGGGCCCAGCATTCAGATTCTAAGGATCCGCGAAGAACCGCTTTCATGGAGAAGGTGCGGGTCTTGGTTGCCCGCCTGGGACACTTTGCTCCTGTTGATGCTGTGGCCGACCAGCGAGCCAAAGACTTCATGCACGATTCTCTGCCCCCTGTTTTGACTGATAGGGAGAGGGCACTAAGTGTTTACGGGCTTCCGATTCGCTGGGAGGCTGGAGAACCTGTAAACGTCGGGGCCCAGTTGACAACAGAAACAGAAGTCCACATGCTTCAGGATGGGATAGCTCGGCTGGTGGGTGAGGGGGGCCATTTGTTTCTCTATTACACAGTGGAAAACTCCCGTGTGTATCATCTGGAAGAACCCAAGTGCTTGGAAATATACCCCCAGCAAGCTGATGCCATGGAACTGTTGCTTCGTTCTTACCCAGAGTTTGTGAGAGTGGGGGACCTGCCCTGTGACAGTGTGGAGGACCAGCTTTCCTTGGCAACCATGTTGTATGATAAGGGGCTGCTGCTCACCAAGATGCCTCTAGCCCTAAATTAG